From the Mammaliicoccus sciuri genome, the window AACTGGTATTGATAACTTTACAATGCTTGCCATTCCGCTATTTGTACTTGCTGGAATATTGATGAATAACGGTGGTATTGCATTTAGATTAATTAACTTTGCAAAAGTGTTAGTAGGTAGATTACCTGGTTCTTTAGCACATACGAATATTGTGGGGAATATGTTGTTTGGTTCGATTTCAGGATCAAGTGTAGCAGCAGCTGCCGCTATGGGTAGAATTATGACACCGATGGAAACAACTCAAGGTTATAAAAAATCATATTCTGCAGCTGCCAATATTGCTTCAGCACCTTCAGGATTATTAATTCCACCAAGTTCATTATTGATTGTTTATTCACTTGTAAGTGGTGGAACATCAATTGCTGCATTATTTATTGCAGGTTACGTTCCTGGAATTCTATGGGGTCTAGGTTGTATGGTTGTTGCTTACTTTTTAGCTAAAAAACATGGCTATCCAGTTTCTGAAAAAGTGAGTTGGAAAGATAAATTATTTTTAACTTTAGATGCTATTCCAAGTTTACTATTAATAATTATTGTAATTGGTGGTATTGTAGCTGGAATATTCACAGCAACAGAGGGTGCAGCAGTCGCAGTTCTATATGCGTTTATACTTTCACTCATTTATAAAAATTTAAAAATTAAAGATATACCTGCGATTATTATAGAAACAGTAGAAATTACAGGTATGATTTTATTCTTAATTACAGCATCTGCATTGTTCTCACTCGTAATGAATTTCACAGGATTACCAGAAGCGATATCTGACGGTATATTATCATTAACTGAAAATCCTATTTTATTATTACTGTTAATGAATTTAATTTTATTAATCATTGGTACATTTATGGACATAACACCAGCAGTACTTATCTTCACACCAATTTTCTTACCGATTGCAGAAAGTATCGGATTAGATCCAGTTC encodes:
- a CDS encoding TRAP transporter large permease encodes the protein MTTIAGIVLFVSLAIFLAFGIPIAISIILSSILTLILIFPFDVTILTAAQRMVTGIDNFTMLAIPLFVLAGILMNNGGIAFRLINFAKVLVGRLPGSLAHTNIVGNMLFGSISGSSVAAAAAMGRIMTPMETTQGYKKSYSAAANIASAPSGLLIPPSSLLIVYSLVSGGTSIAALFIAGYVPGILWGLGCMVVAYFLAKKHGYPVSEKVSWKDKLFLTLDAIPSLLLIIIVIGGIVAGIFTATEGAAVAVLYAFILSLIYKNLKIKDIPAIIIETVEITGMILFLITASALFSLVMNFTGLPEAISDGILSLTENPILLLLLMNLILLIIGTFMDITPAVLIFTPIFLPIAESIGLDPVHFGIVIAFNLCIGNITPPVGSALFVGSSVANVRIESVIKTLIPYFIILIILLLLFTFVPQLSLFLPKLLGL